The sequence GGTACGTTCCAGCCAACGGTCTTCGGTCGACTCACCACAGGCATCCCAGGCCACGCCGAGCTGGCGGATCACATCCAGCTTGCGCGCTTTGTTGGAATGCAGTTCCAGGCAAAATTCACCCAAGCCCTGCTCGCGCAAACGCCGATAAACCACATCCAGCGCTGCGGCCTTCTCCGAGACGAACAGCACCGTGCGCCCCAGCCCCAGGTTATGCACGATCATGTTGGCAATGGTCTGAGACTTGCCGGTGCCCGGTGGGCCGATCATGACGAAGTTCTTCCCCGCCGCAGCAGCCATCACCGCCGCCAGTTGCGACGAGTCGGCGCTTAGCGGGGTGAACTGGCGCTCTGGAGGCAACTGAGCGTCGAGCGTATGCGGCTCGACAAAATCAACCTGGGCATCGAACGGGTCACGCGGCGAGTCGATCAGGTGCCGAACCACGGCGTTATCCTTGAGCGAATCGGTACGATCGACCAGATCCTTCCACATCAGGTACTTGGCAAAGGAGAAGGTGCCCAGATAAGCCTCTTCGCGCACCTCAAAGCCGCTGACGTCACGTATCTCGCGGCGCACCCGGTTCAGAATCGCATCGATGTCGGTGCCGCTGTCATCCTCCGGCAGCGCGCCCTCAAGCCCCTGAATATCCAGTGCGAAGTCCTGGCGCAGCATCTCCAGCAGTGTGGTGTTGAAGCGTGGTTCATCGTCAGCCAGGCTGATCTTGATGCCCGATCGCACCGACTGACGGGTGATGGTGACTGGCAGCAGAATCAGCGGCGCTCGGAAACGTCGTGTGTCTGCTCCCGGGCGCTGCCAATACAGACAGCCGATGGCCAGGAACAGCGTATTCGAGCCTCCCTCCTGCAAGTCGTTACGGGCCTTGCGGTAAAGATCTACCAAGGCTCCGTCGAGCCACTGCTGATCAGCCTGCACATACAGCGTCTTGCGTGTCAGCGCTGCCAGCGCCACGGTCTCATCCAGCCGCTGGCCCGTTTGCCGGGCAACCTGCCTGGCATCACGCAGATCCTGCCCCGGCGCCGCCTGAATGGTAAACGCCTGCCCCTGGGCCATCAGGTCTTCCAGCTTGGCCGGCTGCGGCACCTCAAGCGCAATATTGGAGCGCGTGTTGCGCATGTTCAGCAGCGGATTGCGCAGGCTCAGGTCCAGCAGCCGGCGCTGCCATTGCCCAAGCCGGCCTGTCGGCAAGCCCTGATCCTGTTGCCATTCGACCACCTGGCCGAGCAACGCCGGATCGTCCGGCACCTCTTCCAACGCTGGCGCACTCAGCGTCTCTGCTGCATCGGGCTGGGCCGGGCGCGGCGTATCGACAAAACTCAGCGGCAGAATGCGCTGCTCGCGGGCATGAGCGATATCCAATACTCCCTCAAACAGCGCATCCGATTCGGCCAAATGCTGTTCGGCAGTTTTCAGCGCCATACCAAAGCTGGCGCGCCGGCACAGCAGCGTGCTCTCCATCACCAGCAGTTCACGCAACTGAACCCGTTTACGCAGAGCCAGCAAATCCTGGGTATAGGCATGGGGAAAACCTTCCGGACGCAACCACACGCCAACATAGGCATGACCATGTTCCAGAATCAGCAGCGGCTTGAGCCCCATCTGCTCGAACAGCGCCGCCAGCAGCAAACTGGTATCCAGGCAGGTAGCGCGGCGGGCATCAACAATCGCCTCTGGCGTGCGCACCTTCTGCCCGGTGCGCTCAAAGCTCTTGGGCGGATAGGCATAATCCAGATTCAACGCCAGCAGCGCATTCCAGACTGCGGAAACCTGCAACCAGATACGCCGTGGATCGGCCACCTCATAGGGGTGCAGCACACCATCATGACCGCCCTCGCGTAGCAGATCCGAAGCGCTGCGCAGCAAACGCTCGATCGTCGGCGCATTGGGCATGCAAAAAGCCGCCAGCAGCTCGGGGCTGTTGCCGTAACCACCCCACTCGTTATACGCCAGCACCTCCAGAGTCAGCCGCTGCTCGGCCAACACCTCGCCAGTGCCGTCCAGCAGCCGGAACAGCAACTGCGCCTGCACACTCTCCTGCAACGTGCGCAGATATTGGCTATCCAGCTCCGTTGCACAATCGGTGATATGAAAAGTACCGCCCGCCGCCAAACGCTCAACCTGCCAGACACGCGGCAATACAACGCCCGGCTCGGTCTGCAGCTCAACCCGCAGCCCGGCGAAGCTGCGCTCGCTGTCATTGATCAACTCGATATCACGAATGACCGGCACGCCATTTTGCTGAAACGCCAGATTGACCTGTGGCGCAGCACTGACAGCCAGGCGAATTAGCGCAGGCTGTTGCAGTGCGGGAGTGAGTGCGTCGGGAGTGAGCTGATCCATCAGAGCGCGTCCTTGAGTGCGGTTATCGAGCAGGCATATGGGGTATTGTGCCGGAGCCGGGATTGGGTGTCATTGTTGGGCTGCCCCAGGAGAGAACAGCCCCGTCTCCTGACGAACGGCTGATTACTTTATTGACATATCGGAAAATCTCGATATTATCGAGCCATGGAACTGATCAATGTTTTCAAAGCCCTCTCAAACCCTACGCGCCTTGAAATTCTCAAGGGCTTGAAGGATCCGGTGAAGAACTTCCCTCCACAGGATGAAGGGGACGTTCATACGGTGGGCGTCTGCGTCAGCAGTATTCAAGAGGGTGTTGGCCTGTCGCAGTCGACGGTGTCCGATTACCTTGCGACGCTGCAGCGTGTGGGATTGGTCGAAGTCCGTCGTATCGGACAGTGGACCTACTACAAACGCAATGAAGCAAACATACGTGCTCTCGCCGAGATGATAGGCAAGGAGCTGTAATTTTTTAAACTTTAATATCGAGAAATACCGATATTTCTTTTTATCGAAGCGAGATTACACATTGGAAAACTCGTAGGAAAAGCCCGTAAATTTTTTGCTTCAATATATCGAAAAATCTCTATATCCCTTTTTACCGAAATAAGGATCTACAATGAAAGCGCAAATTCTTGAATCATTTGGCGGCCCGAACGCGTTCGAACTGAGCGAAGTAGCCAAACCAGTACCGCAGGCAGGACAAGTGCTGGTGCGGGTACACGCAACCTCCATCAACCCGTTGGACTACCAGGTACGTCGGGGCGACTACGTTGATTACGTACCCCTCCCCGCCATTACCGGGCATGACGTCTCCGGCGTCGTCGAAGCCGTCGGCCCAGGTGTGACGAGCTTTGTGCCGGGCGACGAAGTCTGGTACACCACGCAAATCTTCGAAGGCGACGGCAGCTATGCCGAATACCACGTTGCATCCGAAAGCATCATCGGCAAGAAGCCGGCATCGCTGAGCCATCTCGAGGCGGCAAGCCTGACGCTGGTAGGCGGGACGGTCTGGGAAGCGCTGGTCGGACGTGTATCGCTGAGGGTCGGGGAAAGCATTCTGATCCACGGCGGCGCCGGTGGCGTCGGCCATGTCGCGATCCAGGTGGCAAAGGCCATTGGCGCGAGGGTTTTCACCACCGTGCGCGAAGCGAACTTCGAGTTCGCCCGGGGTCTGGGTGCCGACGTGGTCATCGACTACGAACAAGAGGATTACGTGGACGCCATCCTGCGGGAAACCGATGGCCACGGCGTGGATGTAATCTTCGACACCATCGGCGGCGACACCTTGACCCGCAGCCCCGACGCGCTCGCCCAGCTCGGCCGGGTGGTTTCGATCGTGGACATCGCCAAGCCGCAGAATCTCATTCAGGCCTGGGGCAAGAACGCCAGTTACCACTTCGTCTTCACCCGCCAGAACCGCGGCAAGCTCGATGAGCTGAGCGCATTGGTCGAGCGCGGGCAACTGCGACCCCATGTTGGTGCGGTCTTTTCGCTCGCTGACATTTCAAGCGCGCACGCGTTGCTGGAGACACCTAACAACGGTCTTCGCGGGAAAATCGCGATTGCCGTCGAGCCATCGCTCATCCCGTAAGTGCGCACTTTTAATCGTTTAACTCAATTTGAGGTAATGCCCCATGATTTATGAAATCGCTCTGCTGCCCATTCACGAAGAACACATTGAACAGTTCAAACGCGCATTTGCCGAAGTAGCGCCTCTGCTCCGTCGTGCCAAGGGTTATGGCGGCCACATGCTCGCGCCCGGCATCGAAAGCCCCGAGCGATTCAACCTGATCGTGCGCTGGGCTTCACTTGAGGATCACACGCCAGGCTTCGAAGCGAGTGAGGACCATCGGGTGTTCATGGCAGGTTTAGAGGAATACTTTTCAGAAGAACCGACGGTCTACCACATTGAGGGGACAGCGTTTACTACTGAAAAACACAGCGATCAGAACAGCATCTTTGACAAGGCATCACCAATGTCTTAGGAGGTTTTGGCTTTAATGAATTGTTCTTCGCGGGAAATAGGCAAGCTTGATGCCGCTAATGTGTAATTATCGCGATTTGATCTGGCAGTCCCTGCTTTGCAGTCTACGACTGTCAGGTCAAATTTAGCTGTCAGTACGGCAGTAAGACAGATTCAGCCTTGTATTAAGTCGGCAAACCAAAGCCGGCTAGATCTGTTCCTGACCGGCCGCTGAAGGCCCAGGCTGTGTAAAACGTTGGCATCGACCTTGCTGTGATTTTATGGATTCAAATCAGCGGGGGATGCCGATGAAGCGTTTTATCCAAGGAGAGCATCGGGACCAAGCAGCACTGGGTCGTTTTCGAGGTAAGGGCGGTGACGCAGACGCTGCTGCGTTCAATGCTCGCAACATGGTGAGTGCGTACTTGGAAGGACAAGGCTTATAAAAGCGCTCGACTCACCTACATATCAGCCTGCCTTCATAAAAAATCCGTCTCCTTTTGCTCCCTCAAGAAAATCTCGAGTGCTTCATACTTCATCGGTTTGGCAAAATAATACCCCTGTAACACATTGCACCTGCAGCCCTTCAGGAAGGCCACCTGAGATTCGGTTTCAACACCTTCGGCGACCACCGTTAGACTCAGGTGCTGGGCCATAGAGATAATGCCTTGGATGATGGCGGCATCGTGACAATCAGTGCTGAGCTCCTGGATAAACGAGCGGTCGATCTTGATCTTGTCTATCGGCAAGCGTTTGAGGTAGCTGAGACTGGAAAATCCGGTGCCGAAATCATCGAGAGCAATGCGCACTCCCAAAGCCTTGAGCCGGTGCAATGTGTCGATCGCTTGTTCAGCGTTATGCAGCAAAAGCGATTCGGTGATCTCCAGTTCCAACTGCTCACCACAGAGTCCGTGCTTCTCCAGGACGGTTTGGATAAATTGAACGAAATGACCACGCTGGAAATGCATTGGCGAAATGTTCACAGCCATCGAGATGCCAGTGATGCCCTGTTCGCCTAGCTGGCGCAGTTGAGCGCAAGCCGTATCGAGTACCCAGAGGCTCAGCGGGATGATCTGGCCACTGTCCTCTGCCACTGGTACAAACACTGCTGGTGAGATATATCCTTTTTCCGGATGCTCCCAGCGCAGTAATGCTTCGACCCCGGCCACTCGCCCCGTACGCGCTTCTATCTGTGGCTGATAATGCAACTTGAGCGACTGAGTTTCGATAGCCTTCTGTAACTCATTGCGTAGTCTCGCGTGTTCACAAACACGCTCATTAAGATCGCTGGTGTACCACTGAAAGTGGTTGCGCCCTTGCTGCTTGGCTTTGTACATGGCCATGTCAGCCTGCTGGATCAGCTGCATCGGCTGCTCGATGTAACCATCGCTCATGGTGATGCCGATACTTGCACTCACATGCAGGTCAATGCCTTGGATGCAGTAGGGCCTGGCAATGCCAGACATCAGTCGTTCGACCACCGGTACAACGTCGTCATCACGGAGCAGGTTCGGCAGCAGAACGATAAATTCATCGCCGCCCATACGCACGATAGTATCACTGGGGCGAACCTGCTGGGCCATACGCTGCGCCACCTCAATCAGCACCTGATCGCCGACGGAGTGCCCAAGCGAATCGTTGATGGATTTGAATCCATCCAGATCAATGCACAATATCGCCAGACGACGCTTATGCCGACGACTGATGTGACAATCCAGAACGAGCCTATCTTCAAGAGATACACGGTTAAGCAAACCAGTCAGTCGATCATGGCAAGCGTTGAAGCTCAACTCGCGCTCGTAATGCTTCTGCTTGCTGATATCCCTGACAACTCCGAATACCCCGATGACCTCGCCATTGACCATGATCGGCAGGTTGGAAATGTCCATGGTCAGCAACCTGTCACTCTCGTCGCGAACCCGTGCTTCGAAACGCTGTGACTTTCCGGCGCAGGCTGCAGAGAAATGCCGACTGGCTCGATGCAGATCCTCTTCGACCACTAGATTGACAAAGTGATGACCGATCAAGTCGGTAGTGGTGTATGGCTTGAGCTTCAAACCTGCAGGGTTCGCACTCTGGATTTTACCGTCCAGATCGAGGACGAACACCGGGTTGGGGTTGTAGGTGAACAATGAGCGAAAACGTTGTTCGCTTTCCTCCAGGCGTCGGCCGTCACACTCACGGCGGATCGCAATGGCTGCCAGTTGGGCCGCGCAGCCCAGTCGTTGAATCTGCGTCTCGTCCGGCGCCTGGGCGCGGTTCTGGTACAAGGCAAACGTACCTAACACGCGCCCTTGATGGGAGAGCAAGGGCACCGACCAGCAGGAGTGCAGATTATGCCTCAGCGCCAGACTGCGGAACCGCTCCCAGCTTGGGTCACGGGCGATGTCTTCGGTGACCACCAGCTCGCGCCGGAACGCTGCGGTACCGCAGGTTCCTTCCTGTGGGCCAATAGCCATTCCATGAATCGCCTGGCTGTATTCAACCGGTAAACCGGGCGCCGCACCGCTCAGCAAGCGTTTGCCCTCGGCATCAGCGAGCAGGATTGAGCTGAAAACTTCGGGGAACTGTGCGTCCAGCATCTGACAAATGGCGCAGAGTATTTCGTCCAGATGGCGATCGGTCGCAATCATATCGAGGATGCTATTCTGCGACTCGGAAAGTGCCTTGCTGTTAAAGCTCGTGGAACAAGTATTCATACTGGTTCTTGAAGACTCTCGATCTCATCCGATCCTCAGAGAGCCTGAAATAGTGAACGGTCGGGCACTTTCAACTAGCGCCTCTGGCGTTCACATTATAAAAGCGCTGATCTAGTCAAAAGGCTCAGATTAGCCATAAAAAATCATATCAGATGACCTAGAAGGCAGACTGCCCCTCCTGGCCGAAAGCTGCCCTCCCTCAAACCAACACCACCACAAGCTCAGCCAACACCCTCACCTCATCCTGATCCTCAGGCACCAGCACAATAGGCAGGAACGAGCAATCAGTAGACTCCGGCGACAACGTAATACGTTGATGGGTCCAACCTACGCCATCGGCTTCGAGTACTTTTTCACTGTGATATTTCTTCACCGTAAAACCACCACCGGTCTCGGCATCATCAATACTGCGATGCTGAGCGACTACGATCTTGCCTTGTCGTGTCCCTTTCGGGTTGGATCGAAACAGGCACCAGGCGCCATTGGGTATTCGCCGGTTCATGGATTCGCCGACTACTTGAGCAACGAACAGGTCTTCGCTGGCGTTTAGCCCTTCCGGCAGTTCTACCCATTCGTCCGCATCCACATCCAGTGACTGCGACTCGGAAAATGCGCCTGCGGCAATCTGCAGAGGAATCAATGGCACGGTACGAGGGTGTGACCTGCCCTCCTCACCACGTATGACGGTAAACGGCAGAGCGGTTTCAACCTCACCCATGGACGGTATAACCGGCTGGGAACCCAGCAAATCCGCCTGGGTGTTTGTGCCAACAACCCGGCTGCGGAAAAAGGCAGTTGTTTCTGCATCGGTAAAATACACATAGCAGCCTTTCATGCCACGCGTCATCAAAGTGCGGTAGGTGTTCTTGATGATGGCGTCAGCCTTGCTTTTAGCGAGTTCAGGGTTCGTTTTGGCAAGTTGTTTCAGGCCAGAGATGGAGCGGTCTGACGGCGCGCGCTTTTCCGGGCGAGTAACGACCTGCCCATCGCGCACTACAAAGTCATCACCGACGATGACCCCGATATAGTCGGTTTCAAGCCCTTGACAGGTGTGGATACAGCCCACTTCATGCACGGAGTCCTCGGAGATCATCCAGAGCCCGCCATCTTTGGTCAGATTCCAGCGAGCCTTGAAGCCATGTTCCGGCATTTCAATATCGTAGGCGGCCGGGTTCTTTTTGCTTGGCCATTTCCAACAGTAGCCTGCGACCATCCGAGCACGGTTTCTTTCCCGGTTGCGTGCGGTGATCAACGCCTTGAGTTCGGTTGGCGAGTCCAGCACGCGAAAGTCGTATTCAGCCACATCCAGTGTGGCGTTGGCTGTTTCGCGTATCTGTAAGGTGTTATCCAGCCAAGCGAGATAACCGTCAGACCCGTTGCAGCGAAACTGAGACTCCAGCGCCCCCTCCACAACCGTGGCACCAAGTTCAGCGGCCCACTGGCGAATAGTTTCCTTTTTACCAACATCCTTGAGGGTGACAATCTGCGACTCATCGATGAAAAAAACGGAGAACCGGGCGGCATTGATGATCTCCTTGACCTGATGTTCGCCCAGGTTGGCATACAACCCGGACTTTTCATTCAGGCGATGCGCCTCATCGACCACCAACGCATCAAACTCGTTGCTGCTGGTGGCTGTGAAGGCGCCCGAGCCTACGAACAGGTTGGAGATGTAGGTTTTCTTGAACGATCCGGCCAGACGAGCTTCATATACGGCTCTGGGTGCAGCATTCTTGGTGACGTACTTGGCAACCATGCCTGCATTGGTCAACCCGACCAGCAGATTGACCGCCACTACTGATTTTCCGGTGCCGGGGCCGCCTTCCACGATATAGACACGCTTACCCTGCTCTCGCACAGCTCTTGCGTGGCTTAGGGCAGTTTCATAAACCAGCTTTTGGTCGTCGACCAGAACAAACTCCTGATTACCCTTGAGCAATCCAGCCAGACCATCAGCCAGACTTTTGGACGGTCTGATACGCCCACCTTCAATCCGAAAAAGCGTATTGCCCTTGTCACCATATTTGACGTGTTGGCGAATAAACTGCCGAAGCCGGTCACGCTCCATATCCCCCTTGAGAAATACCGGAGCACGCTCAATATGCGCGGCGTAAAAAGGATCATTGATGGCACCCTGGGAGTCGGCATAATTATGCAGATAGGCGCAGGGGCGCAGCTGCACGCCACCGTCATACACGACTTCGTTGTAGCCTTCCAGCAGCGCAGCGTAGGACCATGCCTGATACGAGGGATGACCAACTTCTGTTTCGCCACGAGCAAAACGGGTCGAAACGATACCGTCTTTTGCGGTTTTACGCGCAGACTCCCACTGTTTCAGTTCTACGATGACGACACAGTCCTTGTCTTCATGGTTCTTGCCGGTCAGCAGGAAGTCAACCCGCTTGGCCGTTTGTGGGATAACGTATTCAATGGCTACACCACAATCATCGGGAATCGCTTCGTCATTGAGAACCTTGCCCATGTAATGGAGCGAGGACGCCCAGGAGCGTATCTCTTCTTTCGAGACGCTCCTGCCAGTCCGGTTGCGGAAGGACTCCAGCACGATGTTTTCAATATCACGCTTGAACACATCATCCAGAAAATGCTGTTTGTCTGTCTGATAGATAATCAAGCGTCACAGCTCCGTATACTTCTTGTTCGAGCCTTTGGCTTTTTCAGCCGGGTATTTGACGCCGTTCTTCTCTATCTTGGATTCCAGAGCCTGCTCCAAGTCTATGCCCAAGTCATTGGCCAGTAGTAAGGTGTAGCAGAAAACATCGGCCAGTTCGTCAGCAAGATCCTCTTTGCGCTCCCGGGCAGCGTTCTGGATGGCTCCCATGTCCTGTTTCCACTGAAAAATCTCCAGCACTTCGGCCGCTTCCAGCACTAGTGACAACGCCAGGTCCTTGGGGTTGTGAAACTGTTTCCAGTCACGCTCATCGCGGAATGCCAGGACTTTTTCGGTCAGTTTTTTTATCTCGGACACACTCTCTCCAAAATCCTTGTCAGCAAGACGACAGTGCAGGCTCGTGCCTCTGGGCCTGCATCACGATGTGAACCACTTTGCATTATCTACCGGGATTTGTCTCTAGTCGCCCTGCTCACGCAAGGTCAGAAACAACCTCAAGTCCAGCTCCAACTGGTGATAGTCCGGTTCCATATGCTGACATAGCTGATAGAAGGACTTGTTGTGCTCCTTCTCGCGCAGGTGCGCAAGCTCGTGCACCACGACCATCCGCAGTAACGGCTCTGGCAGGGTCTTGAAGATAGCCGATACCTTGATCGCGTTTTTGCGCTTGAGCTTGCTGCCCTGCACACGGCTGACAAACTGATGCTGGCCCAGGGCGTTGCCGATGACGTGCATGCGGGTGTCATAGAACACCTTGCTGATCGGATCAGCGCTACGCATGAATTGCTGCTTGATGCGCTGCACGTAGTCGTACAGGGCCGCGTCGGTTTGGATCAGATGCTGAGCTTGCGCTGGATAACGCTGTTCAAGCCAGGTGCCAAGTCGCTTGCTGTCGATCAGTTGCTGAACCTGCTGTTGCAGGCTGGAGCTATAGCCGCCGAGGTACTTGAGTGTGGTCATGGTTACTCCTCTAGCAAGCTACCTGGATCAAACAGCTCCCTCCTCACCAGAATCACGTAATACAGTTGGCGACTGTACTCAGTAAAATCGCTCAGAGGCTTCCCCATATCCAGAGCGGCTTCGCAGGCTACCGAAAAGATACGCCGCTGACGGCTGGGTATTACCTGATACAAAACCTCAAGAATCGCTGGCAGGTTCATGTCGGCTCCTTGCCTTCAATTCTCGTTGTATGCGCACAACAATACAACCGCATCCGTGGGGTACCCCCGTTTTAGTGGGGCAGCAAAGCAAAGGATCAGAGCAGTTGATATCACCGGGCAATCAGAAACCTCAGCCGCAGCAACACCCCTTCAGCCTGCGATTACGGTAAGGCTGCAAGAACGGGGTCACCATCAACATAAGCACCCCTACTGCCACCAATAGCCACAAGGCCGACTGGAAGTGACCCGCACTATCACGCAGATATCCCACGAGCAACGGACCGGCAGCGCCGACCAGATAACTCTGCAACATCACAAAAGCAGTCCAGGCGCCAGCCTCCTCAGGTGTCGAAGCGTTGTCCAGCGGTAGGGTCATACCCAGGGTAAAGGCACCTCCGGTACCAAAAGCCGCAATCGCAGCAGTCACCAGCGGCATGGCATCAGGCGCAACGGCCATCGCCAGGCTGCCCAGCAAGGCGATGCTGGAGCTCGCGGCAAGCAACAGACGTCGATCATCGCTACGGCTGAGCAAGCCAAACACCGGGTTGGCCAGCATGAACCCCAGGGTATAACTGGCCAGGATCAAGCCTGCCGAGCTGGCGCTCTCGCCACGCTCGATATACATCGGTGCCAACCAGGCAATCAGGGCGTAGAACACCAGGTTGTTGCAGGCGAAGAACAGTGCGATCAGCCAGGCCGTAGGGTTGCGCAGCGGCATCCTGGGCATCTGGGTCGAAGCGGTAGAGACCGGCGCTCTCAGGCTCCGATGCTCGATGCCCACCCAGGCCATGATCGCCAGCAGTGCCGGCAGTACCCAGAAACCGCCCGCCCAACGCCAATCACCAATCAACTGCTCGATCGGCCCGGTCGCCACCGCAGCGACTGTGCTGCCCAGGCCGATGGCCGTTGCATAGATACCCATGAACAACGCGATACGATTCGGCGAGCGCGCCTTCACGTAACTGGAAAACAGCGTTCCGGCGACCGCGATACCCGCCCCGACTGCCGCAGTACTGGCAAACAACTGCCCAATGGAGCCAGCCAGCGCACGCAGGATGATCGCGGCGCCCAGCACGATCAGCGCCAGCAGGATGATCCGGTCACGCCCAAATCGATGCGCCAGCCAGGGTGCGGGCAGTGCCAGCAATCCCATCAGCAAGGTCGGAATCGTGGTCAGCAGCGAGGCCTGGGTGTGAGTCAATCCCAGCTCATCGATGATGGCGGTCAGCAATGGCCCCATGGAAACGATGCCCGGGCGCAGCGTGAGCGCGACGAGCAGGATACACACGACCACGGCTGCGACTGACGGAGCACGGACGTCGCTGCCAGCCAAGGCCGGATACGCCAGACCCGGCGTAACATCGCGTTCGATCGGTACGGATTTGACAGACATGACGAAGACTTCCTACGCAGTGAGCAGTTACGCAGGCGTGTCCCCGTCCATTCGCGTCGAGGCCACGCCGGCAGATGTGAACGTCAGTCCGAGTAGGTCGGGTAGTCCGTCAGGCCCTTCTCCGCGCCACCATAGACAGTGGCAGGATCCAGCGGGTTGAGCGGCCAGCCATTGGCGATGCGTTCGGGCAGATCGGGGTTGGCGATGAAGGGACGACCGAATGCGATCAGGTCGGCCAGCCCGGCCTCGATCAGCCGCTCACCACGCTCGGCGGTATAACGACCGGCGTAGAGAATCTTCCCGCTGAAGTTCGCGCGTACGTCGCGGCGGAAGCTCTCGGGCAGATCCGGCGCGTTGTCCCAGTCCGCCTCGGCGATCGACACATAGGCCACACCTGCTGCCTCCAGCACCTTGATGGCTTCGATATAGGTGGTGTGCGGGTCCTCTTCGACCAGGCCGATATACACCCGGTCCTGATCGGTGCCGGTGAACAACGGGGTGAAGCGCACACCAAGGCGATCCGCGCCTACGGCAGCGGCCACGGCGTCTACGATCTCGCGCAGGAAGCGCAGGCGGTTTTCCAGCGAGCCTCCGTAAGCATCATCGCGCTGGTTGGAATGTGCGGAGATGAACTGGTTGACCAGATAACCGTTGGCTGAGTGAATTTCCACGCCATCGAAACCGGCGTCGATGGCATTGCGTGCCGCCTGGGCGTACTGCCCGACCAGATCGCGGATTTCAGCCAGCTCCAGTGCGCGTGGAAGCGACGGCTGAACCAGCTCGCCGACACCAGGGCCGGTCTGAATGAATGCCTTGACCT is a genomic window of Halopseudomonas phragmitis containing:
- a CDS encoding alkene reductase — translated: MKHAALFTPIDMGRITLKNRIVLPPLTRQRSAQPGDIATDLMATYYRQRAGAGFMVSEGTQIEPRGQGYAWTPGIYSQAQIDGWRKVTEAVHAEGGVIFAQLWHVGRVSHNALQPDGQAPVAPSAIQAQKVKAFIQTGPGVGELVQPSLPRALELAEIRDLVGQYAQAARNAIDAGFDGVEIHSANGYLVNQFISAHSNQRDDAYGGSLENRLRFLREIVDAVAAAVGADRLGVRFTPLFTGTDQDRVYIGLVEEDPHTTYIEAIKVLEAAGVAYVSIAEADWDNAPDLPESFRRDVRANFSGKILYAGRYTAERGERLIEAGLADLIAFGRPFIANPDLPERIANGWPLNPLDPATVYGGAEKGLTDYPTYSD